A stretch of DNA from Thermithiobacillus plumbiphilus:
CCAGCCGGCCGGAACATGCAACTCGGCCTGTTTTTTGAGAGGCCCGATGTCATGGCCGAGTTGGCGAAAACACTCATCTTCATCGCTGAGCAGCCGCCGCGCTGGAAACCGAATCAGCGCGGCTCCGCCTGCGGTCCGCTCCTTGATCTCGACCGGCACCATCGCGCGATTGATCTGGCCGGCTACATACCGCGCCATCCCCTCGAGATTGTCGAGGCTAGGGGGTGGACAGGGCGGCTGCGCATTCTGTGCAACCCAGAACTGGCCGAGCGGACAGGACCATAGGGTCGCTTTCTCGGTCGCATGCACCATGGTGAATCCGAGTGTGTCGAGTGGGGCGTTCTTCATGTAATGATCTCCTGTGAGGTTGATACACAGGTATTTATAGTCTGATCACCAAAGAAAGCATACATCTATTCAGAACCAAGCAGTGATCTAATATACGTAACCACTTACAATGATGTCATCATGACGAAAGATCCGCTTCTGGCACTACGTTATCTTATATAAAATAACGTAGTCGTGCGGAATTAAGGAGGAATGTCAGGATATTGCAATAAAGACTCTTGCGGCGGTCTTACGCAACTGTTTCGGCTTTGCTAATCTGGTAGTCATCCAGTAAGGAGGATGCCATGACCACCAGCCAGTCGAACCCTTTCGAGTCTGTTCTCCCCCCGTCCGAGGACCAGTTTTCCGCCGACCTGACGCGCTTGGCGCTGACTGCCTCGCGGGATGTCCTGCTGCAAACCGGATTCGCCTGCCTGCAGGCGCCTCAGCATGCCGCCTATCTCGCACTGCTCCAAGCTGGCTGGGAGCCGGTGGACCCATTGCTTGAGTCCTATCTGCGATTCGTATTGGCACCCCATCACCCCGAGGCCGGTTACGCCCTGGCCTTGCAGATCGAGGACCGCTATCCAGCCCAGGCGCTGCTGGCGCTGCGCCTGGCGGCGTCGCTTCATTCCCCCCTGGCGGCCCTGCGCTTTGCCCGGATGGTGCGCACCCGATCGATCCAGCTTTCAGAGGCATGGCTCATGGCGGCAGATATGCTTTTCTCCATCAGCGCTCGGCATGAGGGCAAGCGCTTCCACCTCGACGTGGCCGTGCGGCACCTGGTGGACCTGGCCCTCTCAGAGCTGCAGTTGCACAACAGCGCTGAGAATCAGGAGTACTGGCAGGAACTGCTGTCCGAATGTATGGAAGATGCGGGGGAGGGGCTCTTTCTTCATGCCGCCTGGCTGGCGCGCTATGAACCCCTCATGGCAGCACCCAACCGGGATGAGGACGACGAAGCCATTGCCGCAGCGGATTCTATGTTTCCGCGTGCCGAGAACCCGGTGCGGCCAGTGGAACCCATACCAGTGCCAACAGCCGTTGCGCAGCAACAGACAGCTGATGCAGCGGTAAATAGGGCTGATCCCAGTCCGGTCAGTTCGTCAAGCGGCCCCCGCCATGCGCTGATCCAGAGCCTCACGCCGCCACGCGGCGCCCGCGAGATCGAGGAAATCGACCTGCGCCGCTTCGAACAGCTCAAGCGCGAAGGCGCCATCCTGCTGCCGATGCCTGATCTCGATCAGGTCATGGAAACGTTATCAGCGGAATTTCCGTGGATGGCGCGGGTCACCGAGGCGGTCGGTCGCCAGCTCGCGGCCCAGCGCATGGGGGATGGCGTATTCCGTCTGCGCCCACTGCTGCTGTATGGCCCGCCCGGCTCCGGAAAAACCCGATTCGCCCGGCGCCTGGCCGAACTGGCGCAAATCCCCTTTCTTGCGTTGGCGGTAGGCGGGGCGTCGGACAACCGCGCCCTGCGCGGCACCGCGCGCGGCTGGGGTACGGCAACGCCCTCCCTCTTGTTGAGCTTTCTGGTGCAGGAGAAGGTGGCCAATCCGTTGATCCTGCTGGATGAGCTGGATAAGGACTCCGAGAGCCGCCGCAACGGCCGGGTCTCGGACACCCTGCATCAGTTGCTGGAGCGGGAGAATTCCAAACGTTGGTATGACGAGTTTCTGCTGGGCAGCTGTGATTTTTCGCCCATCAACTGGATCGCCACGGCCAATCAGATCGATGGCATCGACCAGTCCCTGCGATCGCGCGTGCACTGCATCTCCGTGCCCCTGCCAAAGCGCGAGCACTATCCGGCCATTGTCGACACCGCCCGCCAGGCCTTCGCCACTCGCATCGGCCTGCCGGTCGAGGCATTACCGGCATTCGACGTCAGTATCCAGCGCATGCTGGCCCGCAACTTCCAGAGCCCGCGTCAGGCGGTGCAGGCGACTGAGCGGGTGCTTGAGATCCTGCTCAATGAGCGGCGCAGGCTGCTGCACTGAGGCGGGGAATGCGCTCTAGCGGCATCCATACAACAACAAATATCAGGAGAACCTATGCCGATCTGGCGCACCGCGGATGTGAATACACAGCCGGCCCTCAATCTGGTGAACTGGCGGGTCATGCAGCTGGGGAAAAGCCGGCATTTCGTTGGCTACTGTCCGGAAAACCACGAGGGGCGGGTGAGCACAGCGATCATTGCATTCGATCCGGCCACCCGCCAGGGCGTTACGGCTTCGGGCCGGATCTACGTACTTCGAGGACCGTCCGGCTTTGATACCGATGCCGATTACGTTTGGGCGCTCTGGCGGGCGCAGTTTGGCGCCGGGCTCGAAGCGTTGGATGTGTCCGGGGAATACGCGCCAGAGCATACTTCTCACTAAGCACCAATTCCTGCGTTACGGGTGACACGCGCGTCACCCACGACGCAGCAAAGTGGCACGTATGCCGCGGGTCTGCGTCACCCATGCCGCACCGTGTCACCCGTAGCGCAGACCGTCGTCATCCATAACGCAGACCGTCGTCATCCATAACGCAGACCGTCGTCACCAGTACCGACAAGTTGACAATCATCAACGGCTGCCGCACCCTCCCGAACATCGTTCAATAATGGGGGAGGGTATGGAAATCACCGAACAGCGCCGCGCCCAGCTACGCGAGGCGCAGCGCCGCCGCCGCGCAAAGCTCGCCCAACCCGGCCGGCGGCAGATCAACGTCTTTATGACAGATCAAGCGATCAATCAACTCGATGCACTTGTTCAGAAACTGGATTCTGATCGTCACCTAATATTGGAGTCCCTGATTCATCAGGTGACAAAAAGTCCGGAATTCCTGGCGTATCTGCGGGCCAGCCTGCCCACTGAATCCGATGTTGACAATCATCAAGAGACCGACTAATGTCTTCATTGTTGACAATCATCAATGGAGGCGACCATGAGCAATTCTGCGTTTGATCCTGCGTTGGAACTCGAGCCCTTGGATCTCAATAAGCTCGATATGGAAGCTCTGCTGGAACCCTTTAACACGACACAGCTGGTGCTGGGACGCATGCTGATGGAGCAGGCCCTGCGGGAGCTGCGGGCGACCGTGTACCAGCTTGAGCAACCGCTTGCGCCGGTGCAATGGGCGAACTGGTGGATCAAGTCGAGGCCCTATATTTCTCGCATCCAGTGGTCGATCTGCGCGCAGGCGATGATTCAATATCTGACCAAATTCCACTGGGCCGGATGCTCTGCGGCTATAGCCCGGCTGGAGGAGGCGGAACCCTCACTCTGCACGTCTCAGCAAGCCCCGCAGTAACGCTGTGAGTTGACGCTGGTGCACGGACAGTAACAGGGGGAGAACATGGACCAGCCAGATCGTAGTGAACAGACCCAAATGCGTTATCTGGCGACCGCAGAGCAGCTGCAACGGCGTGCTGCCCGAGAGATGCAACTCCCCCCAGGGCTGCTGCCCAGCCCGATCACCCTCGTGCACTGGCTCATCCAATTGCGTCCCACCCTGCGCCCGGCCAGCTGGCGGCAATACCGCGCTGCCACGTTTGCTTTGCTCGATGACATGAATAGCGAGGAGGCCGGCCTCGCCACTCTGGAGCTCCTACAGGCAGACAGTACCCCTTGCCTGCGCCGTCCAGCCTATCCCCGTACCAGTGGCCAGAAAATGCGCAGGCTACCCCAGGTCGAGCTGGATAAGCTCCTGACTCATCTGGCTACCCATCCATCTCGCTGGTCGGCGGGTCTGGCACTCTGGCTGCAGGCGGGCCGACTCACCGGTCTGCGTCCCTGTGAGTGGCCCAGTGCGCAGCTCCTGTATAAAGATGACGAACCAGTGCTCAAGGCAAGGAATGCCAAGCACAGCAACGGCCGCAGCCACGGTGAGTTCCGGCATCTGCGCTTGGGATTGCTGGATGCCGATGCGCTGCAGGTTGTGGTGGACATGCTGGCCTGGGTGCAGCAGATACAGACTCAGCATCACTGGGAAGCGGTGACAGG
This window harbors:
- a CDS encoding AAA family ATPase, translated to MTTSQSNPFESVLPPSEDQFSADLTRLALTASRDVLLQTGFACLQAPQHAAYLALLQAGWEPVDPLLESYLRFVLAPHHPEAGYALALQIEDRYPAQALLALRLAASLHSPLAALRFARMVRTRSIQLSEAWLMAADMLFSISARHEGKRFHLDVAVRHLVDLALSELQLHNSAENQEYWQELLSECMEDAGEGLFLHAAWLARYEPLMAAPNRDEDDEAIAAADSMFPRAENPVRPVEPIPVPTAVAQQQTADAAVNRADPSPVSSSSGPRHALIQSLTPPRGAREIEEIDLRRFEQLKREGAILLPMPDLDQVMETLSAEFPWMARVTEAVGRQLAAQRMGDGVFRLRPLLLYGPPGSGKTRFARRLAELAQIPFLALAVGGASDNRALRGTARGWGTATPSLLLSFLVQEKVANPLILLDELDKDSESRRNGRVSDTLHQLLERENSKRWYDEFLLGSCDFSPINWIATANQIDGIDQSLRSRVHCISVPLPKREHYPAIVDTARQAFATRIGLPVEALPAFDVSIQRMLARNFQSPRQAVQATERVLEILLNERRRLLH